The genomic DNA CGGATCGTCATGTGAGGCATCAAACCGATACTTTGGATCACATAGCCGATTTGTCGTCGGAGTTCAACGGGGTTGATTTCTTGGATCGACTTTCCATCAATCAAAATCTGACCTTCTGTCGGGTCCGTCATGCGGTTAAGCATCCGCATCGTAGTGGTTTTTCCGCTACCACTTGTACCGATAAAACAAATAAATTCGCCCTTTTCAAAAGAAATGTTGACGTTCTCGACCGCGACTTTTCCACCTTTATAAATTTTTGATACATTCTGAAATTCGATCATATTTGCACCTCTTCTTTTCTTTTCCATAAAGAATGTTCTTATAATAGTATGCCTAAAATAACTAAGGAATACAAATTTGATGATTTATTTACTATACAAATAACTAGACTAGTAGGCGTTTTTTGAATTTATAAATAAAATATAGCTGAAAAGATAACGTAACTAATCAAAAATGAATGGAATGATAAGATTTTTGCTTTTTGGCATTGTCGGCATAAAATGGTAAAATAAAAGGGCCAAACAGAGAAAGTGAGTGACGATATGTTAACAACAGAAGATTTCGATTTTGAGTTACCCGAAGAACTGATTGCCCAAACACCATTAAAAGACCGGGATCATTCCCGATTACTTGTGGTTGACCGCAAGACAGGTGAGATGATGGATAAACATTTTCATGAAATCATTGAGGAATTAAATCCTGGTGATGCGTTAGTGATGAATAATACACGCGTATTGCCTGCGCGCTTATACGGTGAAAAAGTAGAGACGGGTGCCCATTTAGAAGTATTGCTTTTGACCAATACGGAAGGTGACACGTGGGAAACACTGATCAAACCAGCCAAACGTGCCAAAGTAGGAACGGAGATCGTTTTTGGTGACGGCCGTCTAAAAGCAGTTGTGAAAGAAGAGCTAGATCATGGTGGACGAATCATTGAATTTGCCTATGAGGGGATTTTCTTAGAGAATCTAGAAGCACTTGGTGAAATGCCGTTGCCTCCTTATATCAAAGAACGGCTAGAAGATCCAGATCGCTATCAAACTGTCTATGCAGAAGAGAATGGCTCAGCAGCTGCGCCAACTGCTGGCTTGCATTTCACGACAGAATTATTAGATGAAATCAAAGCAAAAGGCGTAGAGCTTGTCTATTTGACACTTCATGTCGGTCTAGGCACCTTCCGTCCAGTGAGTGTCGATAAAATCGAAGAGCATGAAATGCACAGTGAATTTTATCGTTTGACCGAAGAAGCTGCTACTCGCTTGAATCAAGTTCGCCAAAATGGCGGGAAAATCGTGGCAGTAGGAACGACATCGATCCGCACGTTAGAAACGATTGGCACGAAATTTGATGGTGAGATCAAAGCAGATAGTGGTTGGACCGATATCTTTATTACGCCAGGGTATGAGTTCAAAGTAGTTGAAGCTTTTTCTACGAATTTCCACTTGCCAAAATCCACTTTAGTGATGTTAGTCAGTGCGTTTG from Enterococcus mundtii includes the following:
- the queA gene encoding tRNA preQ1(34) S-adenosylmethionine ribosyltransferase-isomerase QueA, producing the protein MLTTEDFDFELPEELIAQTPLKDRDHSRLLVVDRKTGEMMDKHFHEIIEELNPGDALVMNNTRVLPARLYGEKVETGAHLEVLLLTNTEGDTWETLIKPAKRAKVGTEIVFGDGRLKAVVKEELDHGGRIIEFAYEGIFLENLEALGEMPLPPYIKERLEDPDRYQTVYAEENGSAAAPTAGLHFTTELLDEIKAKGVELVYLTLHVGLGTFRPVSVDKIEEHEMHSEFYRLTEEAATRLNQVRQNGGKIVAVGTTSIRTLETIGTKFDGEIKADSGWTDIFITPGYEFKVVEAFSTNFHLPKSTLVMLVSAFAGRELTLSAYQHAIDERYRFFSFGDAMFVK